The Mesorhizobium opportunistum WSM2075 DNA window GAGAACGTTGTGCCGAGGCGCTCACGGGTGAAGGGATCGACACGGGATTTCTGTCTCTCAATGATGTCCGGCCGTAGTCGCCTTCCTCACCTTATGCGGCTGCCGCTGTCCGAGGTCCGACAAATTTATGTCGGAGCAGCCTCATGATATCCGACGCGAAAGCCAATTGCCGATCATAGTGCCGCCTTTTTAGTTGGCATTGCGCTTGCGCTTTGAACCGCGACGTTAACCCGCAACGGAGCCGTTCAATGTCCGCACCGGCAATTTCGGTTGAGAGCCTGACCGAGACGAAGCTCTCCGACCAGTTGCTGGCGAGCGCGAATTCGGGTGGCTGCGTATCTACCTCCTGCGGGTCGTCGACAAGACCGGACGATCTGGATCCGGCTGTCTGGGACAAGATCAAGGATCATCCGTGCTTTTCTGAAGAGGCGCATCACTATTTCGCGCGCATGCACGTCGCTGTCGCGCCTGCGTGCAATGTCCAATGCAACTATTGCAATCGCAAATATGACTGCTCCAACGAAAGCCGGCCTGGGGTTGTCTCGGAAAAGCTGACGCCCGACCAGGCGGTACGCAAGGTTATCGCGGTCGCCAACGAAGTGCCGCAGCTTTCCGTGCTGGGCATCGCCGGACCGGGCGATGCCTGCTACGACTGGGAGAAGACAAAGGCGACGTTCGAACGCGTCGTCAGGGAAATCCCCGACATCAAGCTTTGCATCTCTACCAATGGGCTCGCGCTGCCGGACCATGTCGCCGAGCTTGCCGACATGAATGTCGATCACGTGACGATCACCATCAACATGGTCGATCCGGAAATCGGAGCAAAGATCTATCCCTGGATCTTTTACGACCACCGCCGCTATGTCGGCATCGAAGCCGCCAGGATCCTGCACGAGCGACAGATGCTGAGCTTGGAGATGCTGAGCGCGCGCGGCATCCTCACCAAAATTAATTCGGTGATGATCCCCGGGGTGAACGACCAGCACCTGGTTGAGGTGAACAAGCAGGTCAAGCAGCGCGGCGCGATCCTGCACAACGTCATGCCCCTGATTTCAGACCCGGCTCACGGCACGTACTACGGACTGACCGGGCAGCGCGGCCCAAATGCACTGGAGATGAGGGCTCTTCAGGATCGTCTTCAAGGCGGCGCCAAGCTGATGCGCCACTGCCGGCAGTGCCGGGCAGATGCCGTCGGCCTGCTCGGCGAGGATCGTGGCCAGGAATTCACGATCGACCAGATTCCTGGCGAGCTCACCTATGATGCCGGCAAGCGCGAAGCCTATCGGGAGCTGGTCGCGGACGAGCGCCGTGATCACCTGGCGGCCAGGAGCGAAGCGATTGGAATGGTCAAGGCAGCCGGCTCCGGCAAGTCCCTGGTCGTCGCGGTGGCGACTAGGGGCGGTGGCCGCGTCAACGAACACTTCGGCCATGCCAAGGAGTTCCAGGTGTATGAAGCCTCGCCGATAGGTATCAACTTTGTCGGGCACCGCAAGGTTGAGCAGTATTGCCTCGGCGGTTGGGGCGAGAACGACACTCTCGAGTGCGTCATCGCCGCGCTGGAAGGCGTAGACATCGTGCTTTGCGCCAAGATTGGAAACTGCCCCAAGGATAAGTTGGCGGACGCCGGTATCCGAGCAACCGACGCTTATGGCCATGACTATATCGAAACGGCAATCGGCGCGATTTACGCCGGCGAGTCCGGCGTCCCGGCCCTCGCGGCGAACGCCTGAGCCGTCTCATTCCACTCGAACAGGAGTCAAAATGGCTTTCAAGATCATCGCATCCCAATGCACGCAATGCGGCGCCTGCGAATTCGAATGCCCGTCTGGTGCGATCAAGTTCAAAGGCGAGAGCTACGTGGTCGAGCCGCAGAAGTGCACAGAATGCCAGGGAGAATTCGACACGCAACAATGTGCCTCGGTATGCCCGGTGCCGAAGACCTGCGTTCCTGCCTGACCCGGCATAGGGCTGCTTCCGAGAAAGCCTGCGCGCCTCATCAATAACTCTGGCCTCAAACAAACAAGGAACCGCCATGCGCCTCGCACGCGAACAGGAGGTCGAAATCCGCAGGCCTCCCCAATTCAGGCCGGGGGAGCGGGTCCGTGCCACTCGTCACGTCAAGAACGACGGCACCTATCCTGGCAGGGAGATCGGCGAAAATCTCGTGCGCAAGGGTGAAGAGGGTTATGTGCGCGACATCGGCACCTTTCTACAGCAGTTCTTCATCTATGCCGTCGAATGGATCGACCGTGGCACGGTCGTTGGCATGCGAGCGCGCGAATTGATGAGCCTCGACAGGGCCGACCTTGCCCGTAGGGCCGAAGAAAACGCGAAGCAAGGGACGGCCTGATGAAAGTTATGATCCGCAGGACCGATTCCGGGTTGTCGGCGTACATCCCCAAAAAGGATCTCGAAGAGCCGATTATCGAGCTCGAGAAGCAAGACCTCTGGGGCGGCGTCGTAACGCTCAGGAACGGGTGGCGGCTCCTTCTACCCGATCTTCCGCCGCATACGCGCCTGCCGATCACTGTCGAGGCAAGGAAGCTTCCCGACGAGGGCTGACGCTGACCCTCAATGAAAGGCGTCAAGAGGAAAAAGAGCATGAACACGATCCCGACCTCGGGCCACCTCTTCGTCGTCCGCGACAGTTTTGCCCGAAAGCTGCTTGAACTGGCCAGACGAGCGCTCGTCTACGATCAGATGATCCCGTATCTCGGTCCGGGTCTGCTGCGGCTAAGCTCAGCGGAGCCGCCTGTACCGTGCACCCCAGAGGCCGTCGCCGCCGCACTCAACACCCGGGCCACAGCTCCCTCGAAGATCCGCACCAACATGTGGTCGGTCGCGCAATTCATCGAGCAGCGCCGGCATCGCCGCACACTTCAAGCCTGGATGGCAGATATATTCGCGGGGCCGACGGCGCCGACGCCCCTCCACAACTGGCTCGCAAAGCTCCCGCTCTCCCTCATCGTCGACAGCTGGTACGAAGGCGCCATGAGGGCGGCGCTGGCTGAGGCCGGCCGAACCGACGTCGCCGAGATCCAAGGCGTCACCCGGGCGAACGAAACTCGCGACATTTGGACCAGAACCTACGACTTGTTCGGGACGGAGCTCGAGCCCGGAGCAGCGACAAAGACGGTTCTCTATGCGCCTCATGGCAGTATCAGGCCGGCCGCAAATTTCCTCATAGCCGATTCCGACTATGTCGAAGCCCTGACCGAGATCGACATCCAGACCCCTATCCCTGACGTGGTCAAGGAACGGCGCACCGACCGGGGGTTTTTTTTCGTCGGCTGCCGCTTCAATGATCAGATGCTGCGCACTTACGCCAGGCAGATCAT harbors:
- the nifB gene encoding nitrogenase cofactor biosynthesis protein NifB, whose product is MSAPAISVESLTETKLSDQLLASANSGGCVSTSCGSSTRPDDLDPAVWDKIKDHPCFSEEAHHYFARMHVAVAPACNVQCNYCNRKYDCSNESRPGVVSEKLTPDQAVRKVIAVANEVPQLSVLGIAGPGDACYDWEKTKATFERVVREIPDIKLCISTNGLALPDHVAELADMNVDHVTITINMVDPEIGAKIYPWIFYDHRRYVGIEAARILHERQMLSLEMLSARGILTKINSVMIPGVNDQHLVEVNKQVKQRGAILHNVMPLISDPAHGTYYGLTGQRGPNALEMRALQDRLQGGAKLMRHCRQCRADAVGLLGEDRGQEFTIDQIPGELTYDAGKREAYRELVADERRDHLAARSEAIGMVKAAGSGKSLVVAVATRGGGRVNEHFGHAKEFQVYEASPIGINFVGHRKVEQYCLGGWGENDTLECVIAALEGVDIVLCAKIGNCPKDKLADAGIRATDAYGHDYIETAIGAIYAGESGVPALAANA
- a CDS encoding 4Fe-4S dicluster domain-containing protein, with protein sequence MAFKIIASQCTQCGACEFECPSGAIKFKGESYVVEPQKCTECQGEFDTQQCASVCPVPKTCVPA
- a CDS encoding nitrogen fixation protein NifZ, which encodes MRLAREQEVEIRRPPQFRPGERVRATRHVKNDGTYPGREIGENLVRKGEEGYVRDIGTFLQQFFIYAVEWIDRGTVVGMRARELMSLDRADLARRAEENAKQGTA
- the nifT gene encoding putative nitrogen fixation protein NifT, with the protein product MKVMIRRTDSGLSAYIPKKDLEEPIIELEKQDLWGGVVTLRNGWRLLLPDLPPHTRLPITVEARKLPDEG
- a CDS encoding SIR2 family NAD-dependent protein deacylase, coding for MNTIPTSGHLFVVRDSFARKLLELARRALVYDQMIPYLGPGLLRLSSAEPPVPCTPEAVAAALNTRATAPSKIRTNMWSVAQFIEQRRHRRTLQAWMADIFAGPTAPTPLHNWLAKLPLSLIVDSWYEGAMRAALAEAGRTDVAEIQGVTRANETRDIWTRTYDLFGTELEPGAATKTVLYAPHGSIRPAANFLIADSDYVEALTEIDIQTPIPDVVKERRTDRGFFFVGCRFNDQMLRTYARQIMKRSEGPRYAIMDGQTLTRNEARFLGASGITVIDMPDSDAVAQLAGSTT